One Streptomyces fagopyri DNA window includes the following coding sequences:
- a CDS encoding helix-turn-helix domain-containing protein, translated as MSEPRSAPTVGQVVLGRRLLDLRERAGLKREEAARILRVAPATVRRMEMAEVSLKIPYLQLLLKSYGISDEEAEAFVQLAEEANRPGWWQRFHDILPGWFSMYVSLEGAAILIRSYEPHFVPGILQTEDYARGVLKSGAVGQTRPEDIERHVALRMQRQDLLTREGAPRIWAVMDETALRRAVGGPEVMRAQIDKLIESTKLPNVTLQVVPFSTGPHPGTYGPFVLFRFAMPELPDMVYSEYLTGAVYLDERSEVATHLEVMDRMAAQAATAHRTKEILRDLRKEL; from the coding sequence GTGAGCGAACCGCGGTCCGCGCCGACGGTCGGTCAGGTCGTGCTCGGCCGACGCCTGCTGGACCTGCGCGAACGCGCCGGTCTCAAACGTGAGGAGGCCGCGCGCATCCTGCGCGTCGCGCCCGCCACGGTCCGGCGGATGGAGATGGCCGAGGTCTCCCTCAAGATCCCGTACCTCCAGCTGCTGCTGAAGTCGTACGGGATCTCCGACGAAGAGGCCGAGGCCTTCGTGCAACTGGCGGAGGAGGCCAACCGTCCCGGGTGGTGGCAGCGCTTCCACGACATCCTGCCGGGCTGGTTCTCGATGTACGTCAGCCTGGAGGGCGCGGCCATCCTCATCCGGTCGTACGAACCCCACTTCGTCCCCGGGATCCTTCAGACCGAGGACTACGCCCGTGGTGTCCTGAAATCGGGCGCCGTGGGCCAGACCAGACCCGAGGACATCGAGCGCCATGTGGCGCTGCGCATGCAACGCCAGGATCTGCTCACCCGTGAGGGCGCACCCCGGATCTGGGCCGTGATGGACGAGACGGCCCTGCGCCGCGCCGTCGGCGGCCCCGAGGTGATGCGGGCCCAGATCGACAAGCTCATCGAATCCACGAAGCTGCCCAACGTCACGCTCCAGGTCGTCCCGTTCTCCACAGGGCCGCACCCCGGTACGTACGGGCCCTTCGTGCTGTTTCGCTTTGCCATGCCGGAGCTCCCGGACATGGTCTACAGCGAGTACCTGACCGGCGCCGTCTATCTGGACGAGCGTTCCGAGGTGGCGACCCACCTCGAGGTCATGGACCGCATGGCGGCGC